The Labeo rohita strain BAU-BD-2019 chromosome 14, IGBB_LRoh.1.0, whole genome shotgun sequence genomic interval TTATTGTAAGTAATTTCTTCAGTGGTTTCTCTGTGTTTGATTTCCAGGAACACAATAAACAGTTTCCGTAACCGGCACTCACAGGAAATTAGACAAAGTGTTTTCCATATTGACGACCCAACAGACACCCAAAAAACACCCTCATCTAAAACATCCAGTAAGAACCACAGCTTTCTCActaaaaaagaaatacacaaTTGTTTCAAATTTAAATGCTCATGTCTACCATCCTCCTCAGCTTTAGCAGCTCCCACACCCAGTTCATCTCAAAGCCCAGAATCCCCTGCTAGGTCTGAGAAAGATCTCTCCACCATTTTACCAGTCAGAAAGAATAGCAAAGAAACTAAAGAGCTCAAGGACACATCTCGACTTCAACATGAAAAACTTTTCCTGGCAGAAGAGGTCAAAGCACAGAAGGTAAAGTGAAGATGTTAAAAACCACTTCAGCTTTTCATGTAAGATTAATCAACTGAAACCcgcatgtgtttgtgttgtcAGGAGTTGGTGTTGCTGTTGCATAAGGTGCTGGAAGCCGCTCAGCTGGAGAAACGCACCTGTTCTCAGTTTCTAGCCGCGGAGGGGGAGCAGGAGAGATTGGAGCTCCTCAGGCATGGTGAGCGGCGTGCGGCCGAATTGCGAGACCATCTGGAGTCCCTGCAGCAAGAGAACGAGAACCTACGGAGGGATCTGAAACAGAGGGATGCACAAATCGCTGCACTCCAGGAGAGTATTCAGCTCCTGGTGCAAAAGAATCAGACAAAACAGGAAGTGATAGTGAAGCTGTCTGAGAAGTTAGCCGTCTGTGGGGAAGACCAGCAGAGCACCAGTGGTCTGCAGTCAGAGGCCTTAAAACAACTAACAGTCGAGAATGAGAATTTGAAAGTGAGAAGACAaagcatttttatataaaagtattgttttgctgtataatataaatattatgttttactatataaattatatattgattggatatatatatatatatatatatatatatatatatatatatatatatatatatatgtatgcaatCAAATTTGATaagtaaattaatcaaaagtgacagttaaaaCCATGTCAAATGtagcaatatatttatatatatcattttacaatataatataaatgttatactaattttactatataaattattatactgaataaaatgtaaaatgtagaaatatatttagattgttttactatacaatataaaattttattaaatgttactttataaattatataatattttatatttatttatttatttaattatctatttatagatgcattaaattgatcaaaagtgacagtaaaaaccatgtaaaatttacatttatatgcatcatatatattgttttactatataatacatttatatatattattttactatataatataaatgttattaaaatttactatataaattattatagaatataaatatatatatatatatatatatatgtgtgtgtgtgtgtgtgtatgtgtgtgcaacAAAATTTGATAAggaaatttatcaaaagtgacagttaaaaCCAtgtaaaatgtagaaatatatttatatatattattttattatataatacaaatgttattacattttactatataaattattatagaatatttatttatttaattatgtatttatagatgcattaaattgatcaaaagtgacagtaaaaaccatgtaaaatttacatgtatatgcatcatatatatattgttttactatataatacatttatatatattattttactatataatataaatgttattaaaatttactatataaattattatagaatataaatatatatatatatatatatgtgtgtgtgtgtgtgtgtgtgtgtgtgcaacaAAATTTGATAAggaaactgatcaaaagtgacagttaaaaCCAtgtaaaatgtagaaatatatttatatacattattttattatataatacaaatgttattacattttactatataaattatttatttattaatatataaataattgatttatttattaagaatatttatttatttatagatgcattaaattgatcaagtgACAATAAAAaccatgtaaaatgtaaaaatatgtttatatatattgttttactatataatagaaatgttattaaattttactatataaattttatatatatatatatatatagattcattaaattgaacaaaagtgaacAAAACCAtgtaaaatgtagaaatatatttaaatatattgttttactatacaatataaataaattaaataataaattattaaattttactatataaattgatataaagtgacagtaaaaaccatgtaaaatgtagaaatgtattttaatactgtatattgttttacttataacattttattaaattttactatataaattatatattttattactttatatttatttatttatttaatttatttatacatgcattaaattgatcaaaaaatgacagtgaaaaccatgtaaaatgtagaaatatatttatacataaactTTCTTCAATTTGactatataaatgattaaatagtattttatttcatgaaaaaaaatcatggtttccataaaaaaaaaaattgatatggTACAAGATTACAGCTGTTTTCTACGTAATAAACTGAAAgatcagttttgccatcacatgaataaatgacaaaaaaaaatcccaaaccCCGAATTTTAACCccgagttcagatgcaaaaccagctaaaagccatctcggtcaaaaatgagataatgatactgagtgaatgctctcaacacatattatacatccatcaaatacttttacctCAAACttactaaattccagcctcagcccaatcagaagtactagtacttatatAGAAACCtctacaaagtagccagaaagaaatgctcattttaaagaaaaacatcagatggatttagaggcttttgcatctgaactcttcaaatggtagtgtatatacctaatattttaaatgtccaTTACTTATGAACAGTTTATCTACATTTTATGCTGATTCTAAAATGACTGTGCCAAGCATGATTACAGCCCACCCATAATTGTATCTCTATTTCAGGATGATTTAAAGGCATATAAAACTCAGAACCAGTACCTAAACTCTGAGATCTACCATCTGACGACGCTTTGGAGAAAAAGTTCTGAACAGGAGCAAAGTCTGATAGTAAAGGTACATTTTTCACTCAAGTTTTCTTGCACCAAaaacagtcacattttctttgtACTGACTGACCAATCTAAACACGTGTTAGAGTATGTTCACTTCCACTTttccaaaagatcaagggaaattAAATTACATCCTTATAAGCCGTTTAAATTTGGTTAGAGCTATTTGCAATGGTAATTTGAGATCGAGAAGTGCTTGAATATGGGATTTAGTGTCGTTACTGTGTGTGTCTCAGTGTGCTGTTCTGGAGGCCAATAGCTGTCAGATGGAAAGCAGATACTTGGGAATCCTCCAGACACTCCAGGATAGTAAAGAACTGAATCCAGAACAGAGAGAAGCAGTCAAGAAGGTGGTTAAGGATGCAGTTCGGGCAGACCTGAGCACTGCCGTCAAACTAAACTCAATCAGGTAAACACAGTCCTATCAGTTTACCCACAAATACAAATTTGGTTATGTTAAAACTCACAGTTCCCAACATCCCACAGGGATTACGATGAATATGGATTTAAGATTGCAATGGACTATAGAGTTGAGGACCTAAAGCTCCTTGCTAAGATCCAGCCCTTTGAGATCCGATCCCAAAACCTCCTCAACCAGGAGGAATGCGACGGGGCGTTTTTGGCTCGTTGCACTCAGCTCCTGTTCGGACGTCCTGAAGGAGAACTATCTTCGTCCACAGAATTGAAGAATCTTCTCCGGACGGGTTTACCGCGCGAGTACCGTGCGAGGGTTTGGCGTTTTATGATACAGACTAGGACCAAGTCTCTTAAAGAGCGTCATCCCGTCCGCTATCAGGAACTGTGCGAGAAGAGCAGAACCTCACCTCACCTGGTGCCCAGACAGATCCAGCTGGACCTGGATCGCACGCTGACCTCCAATCAATTCTTCTCCCCTCCTTCAAGCCCCTTAATTCAGAAGCTGGAGAGAGTTCTACAGGCATTCTCATGGCAAAACCCCACCATCGGCTACGTGCAGGGATTCAACAGGTAACTAGgcaccacagaaaaaaagaaagacataaaatatcttcattggtgttctgaagatgaataatggtcttacaggtttggaacgacatgagggtgagtaattaatgacagaattttcatttttgtgtgcactatccctttaaatagacCATAACATGTAATGTACTGACATCTGGTGGTCATTTGTTGAATGTTCAACAACTTTCTGATGGTATCTAAGGGTTTCTAGGCTAAAATAGAGTTAGATGTAGGTTTTCTGTAAGGGCGACAATATCTATATGCAAAAAGAATGATAAATAACACCCTTAATGCCCTTTGTGCAGATTGGCGGCCATTGCTCTGCTGGTACTACAGGAAGAGGAGGATGCCTTCTGGTGCTTGGTAGTGATCGTGGAGTACATCATGCCTCAAAATTACTACACTAAAGACCTGGTTGGCTGTCAGGTGAGAACTTATTCTGCATTAATCCTAAATCCTAAAACTAGCTGCTTTAGGTTCAGATTTGATTTGAATCCCGGTGGTCACAACACTAAGTATCGagtaatattctaaaatatttttcaatctttttttcttcccatCTCTCCAGGCCGATCAGCGTGTACTAAAGGACCTCATGTCTGAGAAGCTGCCTCGACTTACGGCTCATCTGGAAGCgctaaaagtagacatttcactcatAACTGTTGAATGGTTCCTGGTGTTGTTTGTTGAGTGTCTGTCTACACGCATACTGTTTAAAGTATGGGACGCCTTTCTGTATGAGGGCATCAAGGTACCGTAAAGCATTTTGGGGTGATgctgtataaattaatactcTAATAGGTCTCTAATAGTTTGAGGTTTCACAAGCATTACAAGCCTACAGGCCAAATATGAGAACGTAACAATGGACCAAATCTCTTGTTCATCTGTTTCACAGGTGATATTCCGATACGCACTGGCTCTTTTCAAATACAGAGAGGAAGCCATCTTAAAGATCAATGACAGTTCTGAGATGTACCAGTATCTCCGCATCTTCCCCAGCACCATTGCAGATGGAAGGTAAGATGAAGGATAGCAAATGAAAGAGAGGAAAAACTGACAGAAAGTGaaaaaagaataatattaaatatatatatacagtaatatgtatacagtttatataatgaactgatatgctCTTCTACAGTATGGAATAGTAATATTATTGTGCATAATGCATTCTGTAAAAATTGAAACACTGTATAGTAATGTATTCATGCCTTATACTGTAggatataatatattatttatattttataaattcattatatGTATAACatataatgaatttataaaatataaattaataatgaattttaCCACAGGACATACCAACACATAAATTAGTTgtgcttcatgttttttttaatcaattaagtCATCAGACATCAGCACGTATTATAGTGTACTGgttaggataaaaaaaaaaacaatacaacacAGTGTATTATGAAGCATTGTAATCACTAGGACATATTTTACACACGTAAAGAGCAAatgcaaaatgatttttttttttttgcaattgtaatttaaatactatatatattagtaacaacaataacaataatatatatataaatatatatatatatatatatatataaatatatatacacacacacacacctatatatatatatatatatataatgaaaaatatttttaaaaagcattattatttctaagcaaattctaaaaaaaatataaaacattgatgcataatcaaaataatttacaattgtAACAACTagtatactaataataaaaaataataatagataaaaaatttaaatatataaaaatgtactgtttgtgtgtgtgtaaaaaagattcaaaaaagcattataattaaaagatattaaaaagcattataattaattattataaaaaattattcaaattaatgttttttgctATTGCGATTTAAATGgtatatattagtattaaaattatatatatatatatatatatatatatatgtatacacacacatacatacatacacacattacatatttttatgtacAAGTTATTTagagtttacatttacattgatGCATAATCAAAATTATggagtttatttaattaattattaaataaggagtatatatatatatatatatatatatatatatatataatgaaaaatatttttaaaaagcattattatttctaagcaaattctaaaaaatataaaacactgatgcataatcaaaataatttacaattgtAACAACTAGTAtaccaataataaaaaataataatagataaaaaattaaaatatataaaaatataaaaagcattataattaattataggcaaattattcaaattaatgttttttgctATTGTGATTTAAATGgtatatattagtattaaaattatatatatatatatatatatgcatatacacatacatacataacatattttttgtaaGTTATTTagagtttacatttacattgatGCATAATCAAAATTATggagtttatttaattaattattaattagggagtatatatatatatatatatatatatatatatatatatatatatatgtgtgtgtgtgtgtatgtgtgaaaaagattaaaaagtaaaaataaataaaaacactctcTCTATGTATGTGTAAATAAGATAGATATTAAagaaacattataattataattatatgcaaataatttatttacatgtagtGTTTTGCAATtgatttaaatagtatatatttgaccctggaccacaaaaagggccataagggtcaagttttgatatatttccactaggaaatttacaaaatatctgcatagaacatcatctttacttaatatcctaatgatttttggtatcaaaagaaaaatcgatcattttgacccatacaatgtattgttggctattgctagaaATAAACCTGtcctacttatgactggttttgtggtccagggtcatatattagtaataaaaaataataataataacaaaaatataaaaatgtatattttttatacatatatactatataaagtatatttttatttttaaagtatgtaatgacttctatataatataagaaatacaatataaatctaATCTATATTACTCCATAAAAGTGCTACTACTTAAACAgatctctgtttctctctggaGTTCTTGGTATTGTAGACAGTGACAGTGTAGCTATTTTTGCCACAGTCAGACATCACCATATATAATTCATTGGGCCATAGTAAAAACAAAGCAGCCTGCATCTGTTAGAAACAGAATATGGGTCAGATGCCTCTGTGGTGtggctattttaaaatgtatgcccCTGATACCGTGTGTACGCGCACCTGCTCACTTCTGCTTCCAGAGCATGGCATcgtttcaaaaacacaaagaagaAAAGCTGGCTTGGGGAGAGTCTTTTCAAACCACAGGTTTTTACAGGAAATAAACATAGCAGCCAATACATCACTGCAGTTTTAATCTCAATACACCTCGTCTTTCTCGTCCCCAGGAAGCTGACAAGCATCGCCTTCAACGATATGAACCCACTGCCCATGAAGCTGCTACAGAACCGACGCGCCGCGCATCTGGAACGCCTCCACGCTGAGATTAAAGAGCTGGAGAACTTACGGAAAGCATACAAAGCTGAACACGTCCAGTGCAAAGACAAAGAACTGGACACCCTGGCTAGTGAAGATGAAGAGGAGGTATAAGACATCAAACATAAGCTCTTGATGCTTAATGAGCAACGCTAAAAACAAAGAACtctatttattcaccctcatgttgttccaaacacaaGTATCAgtaatttttccatttaaagGGAGTGAATGCAGAGTGAATTCTGGATCGATGGatccaaaaatgacaacaaagcacaataaaataatctgtgtaactacagttgaggtcaaaagtttacatacaccttgcagaatcggttattttttatttagttctgacctgaataagatatttcacataaatgacgtagtccacaagagaaaatacctgaatttgtaaaaagtaaaaacgaCCCCATTTAAGTTTACATActtttgattcttaatactgtgttgttacctgaattatcaacagctgttttttttgtatttttgtttagtgatagttgttcatgagtctcttttTTGTCTTGAACATttaaactgtccactgttcttcagaaaaatccttcaggtcccacaattctttggtttttcagcatttttgtgtatttgaactctttccaacaatgactgtatgattttgagatccatcttttcacactgaggacaactgagggactattacagaaggttcaaatgctcaccgatgcttcagaaggaaaaacaatgaattaagagctgggggtgaaaacttttgaacagaatcaagatgtgtacatttttctgattttgtgaaatatcacattttttcatttagtactgcccttcagaagctacaaaggacacttacatgtttcccagaagacaaaataatttaccctgatcttcaaattcaaaaagctttCACCCCCTGGAtattaatgcatcatttttcattctggagcatcagtgagcgtttaaaccttctgtaatagttgcatatgagtccctcagttgtgctcagtgtgaaaagatggatcttaaaatcatagtcattgttaaaaagggttcaaagaatttatgggacctgaaggacttttctgaagaacagcggacagtttaactgttcaggacaaaaaaaaagagactgatgaacaactatcactaaacaaacaaacaaacaaacaaacaaaaacagctgttgatcattcaggtaacacagtattaagaatcaagcgtatttAAACTTTctaacaaggtcatttttaaggtcaattcagctattattttctcttgtggactatatgtaaatgtctattatgtgaaatgtcttattcaggtcaggactaaataaaaaaataacatgcattttgtatgatccctcttattttggtaaaataattaacattttgcacaatctgcaaggtgtatgtaaacttttgacatcaactgtataTTTCAAGTCTTCCAAAGCAACATAATGGGTCGAATGAGGATTAGTTTGAACACAAATATCattatttctgtcattaattactcaccaccatgtcgttccaaacctgcaagacctttgttcatctttggaacacaaattaagatatttttgattaaatctgagagctttctaaccctgaaTAGCAATGCACCTGACATgttaaaggcccagaaagttaatAAGAACAGCGTCAAAATAGTCAATGTCACAcaagtggttcaaccttaaattTATGAAggtactttttgtacacaaagaaaacaaaaatattcaacaatttcttctgaaggatcataggagtggagtaatgactgctaaaGATTCAGTTTTaccatcacagcaataaattatatttaaaaatatattaaaacagaaaacaggtattttgtattgtaatattatttcacaatattgctgtctTGCTATATTTCTGCTTTAATTTTGAGctaatatttactatatatatatatatatatatatatatatatatatatatatatatatgacagaCTAATATGATATGCTGAAAACATGCacataataaacttttttcacTTCAGTTTGTCTTCATATTGGCAAAAACTCCAGGGTGAAGTCTAGGTGACACATGTGAAGAAACATTgtcctttttttccccattttattactttaaaaaacaggaTACATATgaaatcataaatataaaaatcaaacaaatcaacaaaaacTTAGTTCAATGTTACAAACAACTTTACTGCAGGTAAGAGCTAATAGCTAATATCACACCAGAGGAGTAAACTGATGTATTGCCTATCCACGACTGTATCCGATAACAGAATCGGCCTATTCCCCCGTGTGACACGAACAGAAGCACAGTTTCCCAAAATGAAGAGGAGAAACAGACTCACAATCTCATCtcgaaaacaaaaataaaaacagtggcTTGTCGCATAATAAAGCTATTGTTCTATCAGTGTTAAGTCACATGTATTCTAATGCCAAACAGTTCACGTTCCTACAAAAATGGCTCATTGTTTTAAAGAGTTAGAAAAGTCCCAGGTCAGGAGCATGCAGgtcgtgtgtgtgtttgtgtgtgtgtgtgtgtgtgtgtgtgtgtgtacagtggTTATGGGTTTACTAGCTTGCCTCTAAGCACAGCTCGTCTGTCTCTTTCTAATACACACTGACAGGACTAGAGATGTCACGGCTGTTACTGAGATGCTTTCAGTGATTtagagaaagaagaaaaaggctgtgaacaaaaaacaaaagccaaCTGGTTTTCAACCAGATAGCATACGAGAGAGTTCGTGCACTTCTTACATTTCCTTTGTGCACATTTGGCAATATAAAGTGGAGTTGTGAGCCAAAGCCGATGTCTGCGGCCGAAAAAAAATCCCATTCCAGTGATTAGGACACTGGAGTccgttaaagaaaaaaaagaggaaaaacgTTCTCAGGCAGTAAATGCCCATTGTAAGGTCAGTTTTTCAGTCCAAATCCCTAAGTTCAATCACTTTGAGTCCAAAAAACTGATCTTAGTTCAACAAAAGATGTATCTcacaaaacctgtttttttttcctgcataaacaaaacatttttagattttttgcattgttgacattattgtaaaaaaataaaaataattactgtaTTGTACTGTGTAACACAGTActttgtattttacttttatgctgttaaatattgttaaatgacacaaaaatgaattacTAATAATAggcaaaaaaatgcattacagtaattaaaATTGAGCACATTTCCTTTTAAAATcctcataaaaataatgtcacaattacAAATAACCTTGGTTCTAATGTTCTTTATgcatttttctctttgtttttattttggggtgatgtgtttttgtgagattcaccctaAAAGGCAAGTTCCACCATTTGTCTTGAAACACAACCTACTTGTTCAGTCATCAAGTTCATGTTAC includes:
- the tbc1d2 gene encoding TBC1 domain family member 2A produces the protein MESEGNSRNPPLPDVHITPADECVSSEETPKQSLSHSDEAQDKKDTQINAAESDGTSATLRGTPTPPNTKLCGYLNKQGGPLRAWKSRWFVYEEKSCQLFYYRMAQDINPLGKVDLSRATFSYPLQGEEGTFHIQTPERTVILKAHNKDARMYWLQQLQLKRTLYREQHAELQSIPRPDNHKLESTPSANNCRADFLPMVKTPSGLVGEEAASLPAPGLNNPLNMSIKHPLIELQNTINSFRNRHSQEIRQSVFHIDDPTDTQKTPSSKTSTLAAPTPSSSQSPESPARSEKDLSTILPVRKNSKETKELKDTSRLQHEKLFLAEEVKAQKELVLLLHKVLEAAQLEKRTCSQFLAAEGEQERLELLRHGERRAAELRDHLESLQQENENLRRDLKQRDAQIAALQESIQLLVQKNQTKQEVIVKLSEKLAVCGEDQQSTSGLQSEALKQLTVENENLKDDLKAYKTQNQYLNSEIYHLTTLWRKSSEQEQSLIVKCAVLEANSCQMESRYLGILQTLQDSKELNPEQREAVKKVVKDAVRADLSTAVKLNSIRDYDEYGFKIAMDYRVEDLKLLAKIQPFEIRSQNLLNQEECDGAFLARCTQLLFGRPEGELSSSTELKNLLRTGLPREYRARVWRFMIQTRTKSLKERHPVRYQELCEKSRTSPHLVPRQIQLDLDRTLTSNQFFSPPSSPLIQKLERVLQAFSWQNPTIGYVQGFNRLAAIALLVLQEEEDAFWCLVVIVEYIMPQNYYTKDLVGCQADQRVLKDLMSEKLPRLTAHLEALKVDISLITVEWFLVLFVECLSTRILFKVWDAFLYEGIKVIFRYALALFKYREEAILKINDSSEMYQYLRIFPSTIADGRKLTSIAFNDMNPLPMKLLQNRRAAHLERLHAEIKELENLRKAYKAEHVQCKDKELDTLASEDEEEV